In Nerophis ophidion isolate RoL-2023_Sa unplaced genomic scaffold, RoL_Noph_v1.0 HiC_scaffold_212, whole genome shotgun sequence, the following are encoded in one genomic region:
- the LOC133547848 gene encoding zinc finger protein 572-like → MQTEEPQPSHIKKEEEYLQISLFKKEEENPLIPQFKEEAVDPQSPHIKEEEEDPLTPHNKEEEEEHSINQQGEHLEGLEEVDVTKMPVTGVPVKSEGDEVKGESEERGGGEPPSSSSTQHMTTEADGDHCGGSQADKLLAPLSDSEDTTSHSPDTDDEDSKDDKTCHTDNTHFTCSLCHKTFKYHSYLKRHMRTHTGEKPFSCSVCGEGFVRSEHLKVHKRTHTGEKPFVCSICGKGFAHSNNLKRHMRTDTGEKPFVCSICGKGFTQSQDLKKHMRTHTGEKPFCCLTCGKGFTQGQHLKRHMRTHL, encoded by the coding sequence atgcagacggaggagccacagccctcccacattaagaaggaagaggaataccttcAGATCTCcctttttaaaaaggaagaggaaaacCCACTAATCCCCCAGTTTAAagaggaagcggtggatccacaGAGCCcacacattaaggaggaagaggaggacccactgacccctcacaataaagaggaagaggaagaacacagcatcaatcagcagggagagcatcttgaaggactggaggaggttgatgtcaccaagatgccagtgactggtgtccctgtgaagagtgaaggtgatgaggtgaaaggtgaaagtgaggagaggggagggggggagcctccaagcagcagctcaacacaacacatgacaacagaagctgatggagaccactgtggaggatcacaagcagacaagctcttagctccactatcagatagtgaggacacaacgtcacactctcctgacactgatgatgaagactctaaagatgataagacatgtcacactgacaacactcacttcacatgttctctctgtcacaaaacctttaaataccatagttatctgaaaagacacatgagaacacacactggagaaaaacctttttcttgctcagtatGTGGTGAAGGTTTTGTTCGAAgtgaacatttgaaagtacacaagagaacacacactggtgaaaaaccttttgtctgttcaatatgtggtaaaggttttgcacacagTAACAATTTAAAAAGACATATGAGAAcagacacaggtgaaaaaccttttgtctgttcgatctgtggtaaaggttttacacaaagtcaggatttgaaaaaacacatgagaacacacactggtgaaaaacctttttgttgtttaacctgtggtaaaggttttacacaaggtcaacatttgaaaagacacatgagaacacacttgtga